The genomic stretch CAAATTTTGTCGGTGATCTGCAAGTGGCCGATCTCGGGATACCTTTAGAAATTGTCAAAGGGGTGAGCACGATCACCTTTCCCTCCATGGGGGAGATAAGGAATTTTCTTCCCAGCAGGGAGGTCGATGTCCACAAGAAGGAGTGTGGTCGAGTCTTAGTTATTGCTGGTTCGCTGGGGATGACCGGAGCAGCGACTTTGACCAGCTTATCGGCTTTGAGATCCGGGGCAGGTGTCGTAACTCTGGGAATACCACAAAGCTTGAATCCCATTTTTGAGCAGAAGCTTACAGAGGTTATGACAATGCCTCTCCCCGAAACGCCTCACGGAAGCCTCGATGTAGGAGCTTTTGATAGGATTAATGAACTTTTAAATGCCTTTGGTGTTTTGGTCATGGGACCGGGTTTGTCCTTAAATGAGAGTACGGTTCAACTGGTGCGTAAGCTCGTTGCAAGTGCATCATGTCCCTTGGTTTTGGACGCCGATGGATTAAATGCCCTTGTCGATGCGACTGAGATACTTGCAAAGCGCTCGACTCCCACCATCATTACTCCCCATCCGGGGGAACTCGCCCGATTATTTAAAACTACTGCCGATGAAGTGCAGAGTGACCGATTGGGATTTGCGAAGCGTGCTGCCACTTTGTGGAATGTTGTAGTGGTTCTCAAAGGGGCACGCTCCATCGTCAGTTGTGGGGAGAAATCCACGATCATTCCCACGGGAAATCCGGGTATGGCCACCGCGGGCACCGGAGATGTACTCACCGGACTGATCGGTGGTTTTCTCTCCCAGGAAATGACCCCCTACAATGCTGCCGTTTTGGCGACTTACATCCACGGTTTAGCGGGGGATTTAGCGGCCGAGGATGTCACTCCGTATTGTCTAATCGCTTCCGATTTGATAGATTATTTGCCCAAAGCCATCAAATTGGTAGTAGGTAGTAGGTAGTTGCAATGTTTACGTACATTGGTAACACTAATTATAATATGGGCTTAATCTAGATATAAA from Actinomycetota bacterium encodes the following:
- a CDS encoding NAD(P)H-hydrate dehydratase, whose translation is NFVGDLQVADLGIPLEIVKGVSTITFPSMGEIRNFLPSREVDVHKKECGRVLVIAGSLGMTGAATLTSLSALRSGAGVVTLGIPQSLNPIFEQKLTEVMTMPLPETPHGSLDVGAFDRINELLNAFGVLVMGPGLSLNESTVQLVRKLVASASCPLVLDADGLNALVDATEILAKRSTPTIITPHPGELARLFKTTADEVQSDRLGFAKRAATLWNVVVVLKGARSIVSCGEKSTIIPTGNPGMATAGTGDVLTGLIGGFLSQEMTPYNAAVLATYIHGLAGDLAAEDVTPYCLIASDLIDYLPKAIKLVVGSR